The DNA segment AGTCTTCTTCCTGCAGCCGTCGATGCAACGTGCGCGGCGACAAGTTGAGCTTGTGCGCTATGTCGCCCAGCGTGATGGGTTCCGGGAATGCCTGGGCGAGCAGGTTGCGAACCTGGTGAACCATCTCCCGGTCGCGGCGGTAGAGCATGGCAATTTTTCCCGGTGCGCCTTCAAGAAATCCCTCCAGCGCATCGTCATCGCGCCGAATTGGCAAATCAAGCAAATTGGCCTTCATGCTCGCGATCAGTTTTTGTCCGCCAAACATCGAACAAGGCGTATAGATCAGGTCATAGTCGGCGGCATAGGCAGGACGGGAATAGGGAAAGCGTACCGAACCGAGATGCAGTTCCCGCCCGACCAGCCAGCAGGCTAGTCCATGCAGCAGGCGCAACAGCCATTCAAAGGCGAACATCCGGCAAGAATCGTCGGCGTTCAGGCTCAGCGGCCGGGTTTCGGCGATCTCGATTCCTGCTGTGCCGCGGTTGCGCGTAATAGTGACTTTGAGGTCGGGCAATACCAGATGCAGAAAACGGGAGCCTCGATCCAGCGCTTCCGCCAATGTTTTGCTGGAAACCATGCTGCGACAAAGAAATTCAAAAGTTCCAACCGGCAGCGGCTTTGAGAAAAGCGAGAAACCCTCATCGCCAAGTTGCTGCACGAGTGCGTTGTAGAGGGCAGCATAATTTTTCAGCGGCACGCGGCCTTCGGGGTTGGACAGCGCAGCGGAGTCGATTCCTGACGCCTTGAGCAAGTCGTTGGACTCGATATGGTGGGAGGCCAATCCGGATAGCATGCCGTTTACAAACCCAATGGCTACCGTTGCACGATGGCGATTGCGTGGCATGGTGGTGGTTGCTTTGCGTATGAGTTTCCCCCTCATTGACGCAGGTCCTCAAAAGGTTATAACTGCTCGGAAAGCTAGTTTGGCGGATTTTGCACGATTATCGTCATTTTGGGCAATGGTATTGAGCCGGGGAAATGCCTAGCATCTGCTGATCAATTATCAACAGCAAGGTGTTTTTCATTTAACTTGGTGGCGGATTTTGCACCTAAATACAGTTGAGGAACATACCAGGCGCTTGACCGTACTGAGGAAATCCTGATGACTAATCTATCCGCCATCCACAAGGTTGCGGTCTACAAGCCACGCAACAAGGTACGTTTCATTACGGCAGCGGCCCTGTTCGACGGCCATGACGCTTCGATCAATATCATGCGCCGCATTTTGCAATCGACCGGTGCCGAAGTGATCCACCTCGGCCATAACCGCTCAGTGGGCGAAATCGTCAATGCCGCGCTGCAGGAAGATGTTCAGGGCATCGCCATTACCAGCTACCAAGGTGGCCATGTCGAATTTTTCAAGTACATGATCGACCTGCTCAAGGCCGGCGGCGGCGGGAACATCAAGGTATTCGGCGGAGGCGGCGGCGTCATCGTCCCGTCGGAGATCAAGGAACTGCAAGAATATGGCGTAACCCGCATTTATTCGCCCGAAGATGGTGCCCTGATGGGCTTGCAGGGCAT comes from the Georgfuchsia toluolica genome and includes:
- a CDS encoding AraC family transcriptional regulator, with the protein product MPRNRHRATVAIGFVNGMLSGLASHHIESNDLLKASGIDSAALSNPEGRVPLKNYAALYNALVQQLGDEGFSLFSKPLPVGTFEFLCRSMVSSKTLAEALDRGSRFLHLVLPDLKVTITRNRGTAGIEIAETRPLSLNADDSCRMFAFEWLLRLLHGLACWLVGRELHLGSVRFPYSRPAYAADYDLIYTPCSMFGGQKLIASMKANLLDLPIRRDDDALEGFLEGAPGKIAMLYRRDREMVHQVRNLLAQAFPEPITLGDIAHKLNLSPRTLHRRLQEEDSSFRGIKDALRRDMALSQIEKSGLPISKIAASLGFSEPSTFFRAFQAWTGVAPTTYRNRLASKKTTRKNTNMH